The Microbacterium horticulturae genome has a window encoding:
- a CDS encoding bifunctional methylenetetrahydrofolate dehydrogenase/methenyltetrahydrofolate cyclohydrolase codes for MTAVKLDGKAASAAIKQELAERVAALKERGVTPGIATVLVGGDPASQLYVGMKHRQSEAIGMNSIQVELPAESTQQEVEAAIDRLNADPTCHGYIVQLPLPKHLDTDAILERIDPAKDADGLHPTNLGRLVLNVNAPITTPLPCTPRGVIELLLRNDYDLKGKHVVVVGRGVTIGRSIGLLLTRRDINATVTLTHTGTVDLPSYLRQADVIVAAAGVKHIVRPEDVKPGAAVLDVGVTRETDPETGKNKVYGDVDPAVAEVAGYLSPNPGGVGPMTVALLMTNVIEAAERAAG; via the coding sequence ATGACCGCAGTGAAGCTGGACGGAAAGGCCGCATCCGCGGCGATCAAGCAGGAGCTGGCCGAGCGGGTCGCAGCTCTCAAGGAACGCGGTGTCACGCCGGGCATCGCGACGGTGCTCGTGGGCGGCGATCCCGCATCGCAGCTGTACGTGGGCATGAAGCACCGGCAGTCCGAGGCGATCGGGATGAACTCGATCCAGGTCGAGCTGCCCGCCGAGTCGACGCAGCAAGAGGTCGAGGCGGCGATCGACCGGCTCAACGCCGACCCCACCTGCCACGGGTACATCGTGCAGCTGCCGCTGCCGAAGCATCTCGACACCGATGCGATCCTCGAGCGGATCGATCCGGCCAAGGATGCCGACGGCCTGCACCCCACCAACCTGGGGCGCCTGGTGCTCAACGTCAACGCGCCGATCACCACGCCCCTGCCGTGCACGCCGCGCGGGGTCATCGAGCTGCTGCTGCGCAACGACTACGACCTGAAGGGCAAGCACGTGGTCGTCGTCGGACGCGGCGTGACGATCGGCCGATCGATCGGGCTGCTGCTGACGCGCCGCGACATCAACGCGACGGTGACGCTGACCCACACCGGCACGGTGGATCTGCCGTCGTATCTGCGGCAGGCCGACGTTATCGTCGCAGCGGCCGGCGTCAAGCACATCGTGCGCCCGGAGGACGTCAAGCCGGGAGCCGCCGTGCTCGATGTGGGCGTGACGCGTGAGACCGACCCCGAGACCGGCAAGAACAAGGTCTACGGCGACGTCGACCCGGCCGTGGCCGAGGTCGCCGGCTACCTGTCGCCGAACCCGGGCGGCGTGGGACCCATGACCGTTGCGCTGCTGATGACCAACGTCATCGAGGCCGCGGAGCGCGCCGCGGGCTGA
- the glyA gene encoding serine hydroxymethyltransferase, which translates to MTDRYFNAPLSEVDPEIAQVLERELERQRGYLEMIASENFVPVSVLQSQGSVLTNKYAEGYPGRRYYGGCEEVDVAEELAIARAKELFGAEFANVQPHSGATANAAVLHAIARPGDTLLGLSLDQGGHLTHGMKINFSGRLYDIVAYGVDPETSLIDMEEVHRLALEHKPKVIIAGWSAYPRHLDFARFREIADEVGAYLWVDMAHFAGLVAAGVHPSPVPHAHVVSSTVHKTIGGPRSGFILTNDADIAKKINSAVFPGQQGGPLMHVIAAKATAFKIAGTPEFKERQERVISGAAIIADRLSQQDVKDAGVAVRSGGTDVHLVLVDLREAPIDGKQAEDLLHDIHITVNRNAVPNDPRPPMVTSGLRIGTPALATRGFGDAEFTEVADVIAQALKPNPDVAALRTRVAALTAAFPLYPDLQQ; encoded by the coding sequence ATGACCGACCGCTATTTCAACGCCCCCCTGTCGGAGGTCGATCCCGAGATCGCCCAGGTGCTCGAGCGTGAGCTCGAACGCCAGCGCGGCTACCTCGAGATGATCGCCTCTGAGAACTTCGTGCCCGTCTCGGTGCTGCAGTCGCAGGGCTCGGTGCTCACCAACAAGTACGCCGAGGGCTACCCGGGCCGCCGCTACTACGGCGGCTGCGAAGAGGTCGACGTGGCCGAGGAACTGGCCATCGCCCGCGCCAAGGAGCTGTTCGGCGCCGAGTTCGCCAATGTGCAGCCGCACTCGGGCGCGACGGCGAACGCCGCCGTGCTGCACGCCATCGCCCGCCCCGGCGACACGCTGCTGGGTCTGTCGCTCGACCAGGGCGGTCACCTCACGCACGGCATGAAGATCAACTTCTCGGGCCGGCTGTACGACATCGTCGCCTACGGCGTGGACCCCGAGACCAGCCTCATCGACATGGAAGAGGTGCACCGCCTCGCGCTTGAGCACAAGCCCAAGGTGATCATCGCGGGCTGGTCGGCCTACCCTCGTCACCTCGACTTCGCGCGCTTCCGCGAGATCGCCGACGAGGTCGGCGCCTACCTGTGGGTCGACATGGCGCACTTCGCCGGCCTCGTGGCCGCCGGTGTGCACCCGTCGCCCGTGCCGCACGCGCACGTCGTCTCGTCGACCGTGCACAAGACGATCGGCGGCCCCCGCTCGGGCTTCATCCTCACCAACGACGCCGATATCGCGAAGAAGATCAACAGCGCCGTCTTCCCGGGCCAGCAGGGCGGCCCGCTCATGCACGTGATCGCCGCGAAGGCCACCGCGTTCAAGATCGCCGGCACGCCGGAATTCAAAGAGCGCCAGGAGCGCGTCATCTCGGGCGCCGCGATCATCGCCGACCGCCTGTCGCAGCAGGATGTGAAGGATGCCGGGGTCGCCGTCCGCTCGGGCGGCACCGACGTGCACCTTGTGCTCGTGGATCTGCGCGAGGCGCCCATCGACGGCAAGCAGGCCGAAGACCTGCTGCACGATATCCACATCACGGTGAACCGCAACGCGGTGCCCAACGACCCGCGCCCGCCGATGGTGACCAGCGGCCTGCGCATCGGCACCCCGGCGCTGGCGACCCGCGGCTTCGGCGACGCCGAGTTCACCGAGGTGGCCGACGTCATCGCGCAGGCGCTCAAGCCGAACCCCGACGTCGCCGCTCTGCGCACCCGCGTGGCGGCGCTGACGGCGGCCTTCCCGCTGTACCCCGACCTGCAGCAGTAG
- a CDS encoding family 20 glycosylhydrolase has translation MPAFAPVPCPRIQTVDATAAPFALSEASRLVTVPAGRATAELAAAALAPVVGRTLEVADDLRPADGDLVLEYLAEDTPETYTLTVEPTRIRVLGGDEAGLFYGVQTLVQLLAASPTIPAQTIDDAPRFAYRGVMLDVARHFFPVEVVEGYIDRAAALKFNALHLHLTDDQGWRIRIDSRPELTDNASGTSALGDPGGFYSKDDYARIVRHAASRHMIVVPEVDAPSHTHAISLAYPELMEPIVLSDHIREVVDVYGGGIPEAGRPYTGFAVGFSALKAHDDATYAFLGDVYRELAEMTPGPYLHVGGDEALGMSDDDFAVFMDRATALVSDLGKTPIAWHEAGSSSGLSPDTIGQYWGFVTPTDGMDEKTRTFVRAGARVILSPADAIYLDMKLTADSPTGLTWANGPTSVHDAYAWEPTAIIDGIGEADILGVEAPLWTETVRTPGDIDAQAFPRIAAAAEAAWSPAAAAAVPERTWDSFRARVGALGPLWRAQGIAFAPADEIDWA, from the coding sequence ATGCCTGCCTTCGCACCCGTGCCGTGCCCCCGGATCCAGACAGTGGATGCCACCGCCGCCCCGTTCGCTCTCTCCGAGGCATCGCGCCTCGTGACCGTGCCCGCGGGGCGCGCGACCGCGGAGCTCGCCGCGGCCGCTCTGGCGCCGGTCGTCGGGCGCACGCTCGAGGTCGCCGACGACCTCCGCCCCGCCGACGGCGACCTCGTACTCGAGTACCTCGCCGAGGACACACCGGAGACGTACACGCTCACCGTCGAACCCACCCGCATCCGCGTTCTGGGCGGTGACGAGGCCGGCCTGTTCTACGGCGTGCAGACCCTCGTGCAGTTGCTCGCGGCATCCCCCACCATCCCCGCCCAGACCATCGACGACGCTCCCCGCTTCGCCTACCGCGGCGTGATGCTCGACGTCGCGCGCCACTTCTTCCCCGTCGAGGTCGTCGAGGGCTACATCGACCGGGCCGCGGCGCTCAAGTTCAACGCCCTGCACCTGCATCTGACCGACGACCAGGGCTGGCGCATCCGCATCGACAGCCGCCCCGAGCTGACCGACAACGCGTCGGGCACCTCCGCTCTCGGCGATCCCGGCGGGTTCTACTCGAAGGACGACTACGCGCGCATCGTACGGCACGCGGCATCCCGCCACATGATCGTCGTGCCCGAGGTCGACGCTCCCAGCCACACGCACGCGATCAGCCTCGCCTACCCTGAGCTCATGGAGCCCATCGTGCTCTCCGACCACATCCGCGAGGTCGTCGACGTCTACGGCGGGGGGATACCGGAGGCCGGGCGCCCCTACACCGGTTTCGCCGTCGGCTTCTCGGCGCTGAAGGCGCACGACGACGCGACCTACGCGTTCCTCGGCGACGTGTACCGCGAACTGGCCGAGATGACCCCGGGCCCGTATCTGCACGTGGGCGGCGACGAGGCACTGGGCATGAGCGACGACGACTTCGCAGTGTTCATGGACCGCGCGACGGCGCTGGTCTCAGACCTCGGCAAGACGCCGATCGCGTGGCACGAGGCCGGTTCGTCATCCGGGCTCTCGCCCGACACCATCGGGCAGTACTGGGGCTTCGTCACGCCCACCGACGGCATGGACGAGAAGACCCGCACGTTCGTGCGCGCAGGCGCCCGCGTCATCCTCTCCCCTGCCGACGCCATCTACCTCGACATGAAGCTGACCGCCGACAGCCCGACCGGCCTGACCTGGGCGAACGGACCCACCAGCGTGCACGACGCCTACGCGTGGGAGCCGACGGCGATCATCGACGGCATCGGCGAGGCCGACATCCTCGGCGTCGAGGCGCCCCTGTGGACCGAGACCGTGCGCACACCCGGCGACATCGACGCGCAGGCGTTCCCGCGGATCGCAGCGGCCGCCGAGGCGGCATGGTCGCCGGCCGCGGCCGCGGCCGTACCCGAGCGCACATGGGACTCGTTCCGCGCCCGCGTCGGCGCCCTCGGACCCCTGTGGCGTGCTCAGGGCATCGCCTTCGCCCCGGCCGACGAGATCGACTGGGCATGA